One region of Ornithinibacter aureus genomic DNA includes:
- a CDS encoding DUF427 domain-containing protein: MSERGNRRHPHPHPVAAGQESVWDYPRPPRVEASAEHVQVWFGGVLIADTTTSLRVLETSHPPTYYLPEGAFVAGALRHTAGSTWCEFKGVASYFDVVGGDAAGAGGDAVAPRAAWAYPHPSPGFAALVGHVALMPGAMDRCLVDGEVVKPQAGGFYGGWITSRVVGPFKGEPGTRGW, from the coding sequence ATGTCAGAGCGAGGCAATCGCCGCCACCCGCACCCGCACCCGGTCGCTGCGGGGCAGGAATCCGTGTGGGACTACCCGCGGCCGCCCCGGGTCGAGGCCAGCGCCGAGCACGTGCAGGTCTGGTTCGGCGGGGTCCTCATCGCCGACACCACCACGTCGCTGCGCGTGCTCGAGACGAGCCACCCGCCGACCTACTACCTGCCCGAGGGAGCGTTCGTGGCGGGGGCGCTGCGTCACACGGCCGGCTCGACCTGGTGCGAGTTCAAGGGCGTCGCCTCGTACTTCGACGTCGTCGGTGGGGACGCCGCGGGCGCGGGTGGGGATGCCGTCGCGCCGCGCGCCGCGTGGGCCTACCCCCACCCCAGCCCCGGCTTCGCGGCGCTCGTCGGCCACGTGGCCCTCATGCCGGGCGCGATGGATCGCTGCCTCGTCGACGGCGAGGTCGTGAAACCCCAGGCCGGCGGGTTCTACGGAGGGTGGATCACCTCGCGGGTGGTCGGCCCCTTCAAGGGAGAGCCCGGCACCCGAGGGTGGTAG
- a CDS encoding response regulator transcription factor codes for MARILIVEDETRISDFLDRGLRAAGHTTSVAADGATGLHLALAGDIDLVVLDLGLPDRDGLEVLADLRGSGSDVPVIVLTARGGVRDTVAGLTTGATDYVVKPFHFAELEARVALRLAESRRAGAGTTRADDTRLTAGDVELDLLERRLTVAGVDHDLTEREFQLLETLLRHAGQVLSREQLLDLVWGFDFAPGSNVVDVYVAQLRSKVGRDRIETVRGAGYRFRR; via the coding sequence GTGGCACGCATCCTGATCGTCGAGGACGAGACCCGCATCTCCGACTTCCTCGACCGCGGCCTGCGCGCTGCCGGGCACACGACCTCGGTCGCTGCCGACGGCGCCACGGGCCTGCATCTGGCGCTGGCCGGCGACATCGACCTCGTCGTGCTGGACCTCGGTCTGCCGGACCGTGACGGGCTCGAGGTGCTGGCCGACCTGCGGGGCAGTGGCAGTGACGTCCCCGTCATCGTGCTGACAGCCCGGGGAGGGGTGCGTGACACCGTCGCCGGCCTCACCACCGGTGCCACCGACTACGTCGTGAAGCCGTTCCACTTCGCCGAGCTCGAGGCCAGGGTGGCGCTGCGCCTCGCCGAGTCCCGACGGGCGGGCGCTGGCACCACGCGCGCCGACGACACGCGGCTCACCGCTGGCGACGTCGAGCTCGACCTGCTCGAGCGGCGGCTGACCGTCGCGGGCGTGGACCACGACCTGACCGAGCGCGAGTTCCAGCTGCTCGAGACCCTCCTGCGCCACGCCGGCCAGGTGCTCTCGCGAGAGCAGCTCCTCGACCTCGTGTGGGGCTTCGACTTCGCCCCGGGGTCCAACGTCGTCGACGTCTACGTCGCCCAGCTGCGCTCCAAGGTCGGTCGCGACCGGATCGAGACGGTGCGGGGCGCGGGCTACCGCTTCCGACGCTGA
- a CDS encoding sensor histidine kinase, which translates to MAELAARSWRPRDSARARLLLVQLALVALALLVSLVITRQYLLARVDDRIDAALTQEVDEFRALAQTGIDPVTRSPFDDPRRLIQLHLQRSIPQANETLIGLVDGVPVSRVAQEPPARLDLDPDAVAAFAAAQDTRLGQVRTERGVVTYRVVPVLVEGSTTRGALVVGVFRDLERREVDVVTYVLLGAGAVGLLIASALAWVAAGRVLRPVDDVRRAAEEIGASDLSRRLEVRGTDEVAQLAGTFNGMLDRLEHAFADQRQFLDDASHELRTPITIVRGNLETLSEVPAERAASMAVVLDELDRMGRLVEDLLTLARSDGPDFVVLGSVELSELTLGVLTRARSLAERDWQLDEVGAGFFSADEQRVLQAMLQLAENAVAHTGPGDLIRIGSAISEDSVDLWVHDSGPGIAPEQRARVLERFVRAGTSRADGAGLGLAIVAGIARAHHGEVVIDDTDAGARVRLHLPVRG; encoded by the coding sequence TTGGCTGAGTTAGCCGCGCGGTCCTGGCGCCCTCGCGACTCGGCCCGGGCCCGGCTGCTGCTCGTCCAGCTGGCGCTGGTCGCGCTGGCCCTGCTCGTCAGCCTGGTCATCACCCGGCAGTACCTCTTGGCGCGTGTCGACGACCGCATCGACGCCGCCCTGACGCAGGAGGTCGACGAGTTCCGGGCGCTGGCCCAGACCGGAATCGACCCCGTGACCCGGTCGCCGTTCGATGACCCCCGACGGCTCATCCAGCTGCACCTCCAGCGCAGCATCCCCCAGGCGAACGAGACCCTCATCGGGTTGGTCGACGGGGTGCCGGTCAGCCGCGTCGCGCAGGAGCCGCCAGCTCGTCTGGACCTCGATCCGGATGCCGTGGCCGCCTTCGCGGCCGCACAGGACACCCGCCTCGGTCAGGTCCGGACCGAGCGCGGGGTGGTCACCTACCGCGTCGTCCCGGTGCTCGTCGAGGGCTCGACCACTCGAGGGGCGCTGGTGGTGGGCGTGTTCCGCGACCTCGAACGACGCGAGGTCGACGTCGTCACGTACGTGCTCCTCGGTGCGGGGGCCGTCGGGCTCCTCATCGCCAGTGCCCTCGCGTGGGTGGCCGCGGGTCGGGTGCTGCGACCCGTGGACGACGTGCGTCGCGCAGCCGAGGAGATCGGCGCCTCCGACCTCTCGCGGCGCCTCGAGGTGCGCGGGACCGACGAGGTCGCCCAGCTCGCGGGCACCTTCAACGGCATGCTCGACCGGCTCGAGCACGCCTTCGCCGACCAGCGGCAGTTCCTCGACGACGCGAGCCACGAGCTGCGCACGCCGATCACCATCGTGCGGGGCAACCTCGAGACGCTGAGCGAGGTGCCAGCCGAGCGCGCGGCATCCATGGCCGTGGTCCTCGACGAGCTCGACCGGATGGGACGCCTCGTCGAGGACCTGCTCACCCTCGCGCGCTCGGACGGCCCGGACTTCGTCGTCCTCGGGTCGGTCGAGCTGAGCGAGCTCACCCTCGGCGTGCTGACCCGTGCGCGCTCGCTGGCCGAGCGCGACTGGCAGCTCGACGAGGTCGGTGCCGGGTTCTTCAGTGCCGACGAGCAGCGCGTTCTCCAGGCCATGCTCCAGCTCGCCGAGAACGCCGTGGCGCACACCGGGCCCGGCGACCTCATCCGGATCGGCAGCGCCATCAGCGAGGACTCGGTCGACCTCTGGGTGCACGACAGCGGCCCGGGCATCGCCCCCGAGCAGCGGGCCCGGGTGCTCGAACGCTTCGTGCGGGCCGGCACGTCACGCGCCGACGGCGCGGGGCTGGGCCTGGCGATCGTCGCGGGCATCGCCCGGGCACATCACGGTGAGGTCGTCATCGACGACACGGATGCCGGGGCGCGGGTTCGCCTGCACCTGCCGGTGAGAGGGTGA
- a CDS encoding DUF7282 domain-containing protein, with translation MRTTRGAARRAASLALVAAVALGVSACGADPEPEVVGAPIVLSSSPANPGGTASDTPTPTTPATPTPPSPSSTVAPGGAAPVVAVVRDAAAEVDVDDQRGDGSTVAVQQVRLPTTDGHVVVIDPRSRAVLGSASVTAGTTRTATVRLTTPVQASGELVALLYADDGDGRFDPTTDAGVVDDDGEAVDEDFEYTVG, from the coding sequence ATGCGCACGACCCGAGGAGCCGCCAGGCGAGCAGCATCGCTCGCCCTCGTTGCCGCCGTGGCGCTCGGGGTCAGCGCCTGCGGTGCCGACCCCGAGCCGGAGGTCGTCGGTGCCCCGATCGTGCTGTCCAGCTCGCCAGCGAACCCCGGCGGCACGGCATCCGACACCCCCACACCGACCACACCGGCGACCCCGACGCCGCCGAGCCCTTCGTCAACCGTGGCGCCGGGCGGTGCCGCCCCGGTCGTGGCGGTCGTGCGAGATGCCGCTGCCGAGGTGGACGTCGACGACCAGCGCGGTGACGGCAGCACCGTTGCCGTCCAGCAGGTGCGCCTGCCCACCACCGACGGGCACGTCGTCGTCATCGACCCCCGAAGCCGCGCGGTGCTCGGCAGCGCCTCGGTGACGGCGGGCACGACGCGCACCGCCACGGTCCGGCTGACCACGCCGGTGCAGGCCAGCGGCGAGCTGGTCGCCCTCCTGTACGCCGATGACGGCGACGGCCGGTTCGACCCGACGACCGACGCGGGTGTCGTCGATGACGACGGCGAGGCCGTCGACGAAGACTTCGAGTACACCGTTGGCTGA
- a CDS encoding alpha/beta hydrolase has translation MRRRRFAALAGVAVAALMASACTLPGIGGSGDERTSVAPQTPPPGAEGLASFYSQQLAWSDCEGAQCATLTVPLDYAQPDGDTIEVSVIKVPAARDSKRIGSLVVNPGGPGGSGVDYARAADFIVGKGVRDAYDVVGFDPRGVGRSAPIDCLTDADLDTFLGSDPTPDDAAEEQSFARNAEGLGQSCATTAGPLLGHVSTQDAARDMDILRAALGEEKLTYLGKSYGTYLGTIYADLFPAQVGRMVLDGVVAPDLTAEEINLGQAKGFERATREWAAYCVEEGDCPLGDSVDEVMEGLRAFLRAVDVNPLPRTGDNAVPQLTEGWASLGIAAAMYDQGQWRTLVDAMSEALKGDGTSLMQLANQYADRNPGGQYAGNIMEVIYAVNCLDKPETNDVAERARLAEESVAQAPTWGPFLMWSSLPCGLWPIEPTGGPKTVAAQGAAPIVVIGTTRDPATPYEWSVRLRDQLADASLITFDGDGHTAYTRSNDCVDKAVDAYYLKGTVPKDGLSC, from the coding sequence ATGAGACGCCGACGCTTTGCTGCCCTTGCCGGTGTCGCGGTCGCCGCCCTGATGGCGTCCGCGTGCACGCTCCCCGGGATCGGCGGCTCCGGCGACGAGCGCACCTCGGTGGCGCCGCAGACCCCACCTCCGGGTGCCGAAGGGCTGGCCTCCTTCTACTCCCAGCAGCTTGCGTGGAGTGACTGCGAGGGGGCGCAGTGCGCCACGCTGACGGTTCCGCTCGACTACGCGCAGCCGGACGGCGACACCATCGAGGTGTCGGTCATCAAGGTCCCGGCAGCGCGTGACTCGAAGCGGATCGGCTCGCTCGTCGTCAACCCGGGTGGCCCCGGTGGGTCCGGGGTGGACTATGCGCGGGCGGCTGACTTCATCGTCGGCAAGGGAGTGCGCGACGCCTACGACGTCGTCGGCTTCGACCCGCGCGGGGTCGGCCGGTCGGCTCCGATCGACTGCCTCACCGACGCCGACCTCGACACCTTCCTCGGGTCGGACCCCACGCCGGACGACGCGGCCGAGGAACAGTCGTTCGCCAGGAACGCCGAGGGCCTGGGTCAGAGCTGCGCCACCACTGCCGGGCCGCTGCTGGGGCACGTGTCCACGCAGGACGCCGCCCGCGACATGGACATCCTGCGAGCGGCGCTCGGCGAGGAGAAGCTCACCTACCTCGGCAAGTCCTACGGCACCTACCTCGGCACCATCTACGCCGATCTCTTTCCGGCGCAGGTCGGCCGGATGGTGCTGGACGGCGTCGTCGCGCCGGATCTCACGGCTGAGGAGATCAACCTGGGTCAGGCCAAGGGCTTCGAACGAGCCACCCGCGAGTGGGCGGCGTACTGCGTCGAGGAGGGCGACTGCCCGCTCGGCGACTCCGTCGACGAGGTCATGGAGGGTCTGCGCGCCTTCCTGCGCGCGGTGGACGTCAACCCCCTGCCACGCACCGGTGACAACGCCGTGCCCCAGCTGACCGAGGGCTGGGCCTCGCTGGGCATCGCCGCCGCCATGTACGACCAGGGGCAGTGGCGAACCCTCGTGGACGCCATGTCCGAGGCGCTCAAGGGTGACGGCACCTCGCTCATGCAGCTCGCCAACCAGTACGCGGACCGCAACCCGGGCGGCCAGTACGCCGGCAACATCATGGAGGTCATCTACGCGGTCAACTGCCTCGACAAGCCCGAGACCAACGACGTGGCCGAGCGCGCCCGTCTTGCCGAGGAGTCGGTGGCGCAGGCGCCCACGTGGGGGCCGTTCCTCATGTGGAGCTCGCTGCCGTGCGGCCTCTGGCCGATCGAGCCCACCGGTGGGCCGAAGACCGTTGCGGCACAGGGGGCGGCGCCCATCGTCGTCATCGGCACGACCCGCGACCCCGCCACGCCGTACGAGTGGTCGGTGCGGCTGCGCGACCAGCTGGCCGACGCCTCGCTCATCACCTTCGACGGTGACGGGCACACGGCCTACACGCGCTCGAACGACTGTGTCGACAAGGCGGTCGATGCCTACTACCTCAAGGGCACCGTGCCCAAGGACGGCTTGTCCTGCTGA
- a CDS encoding DNA polymerase III subunit delta' encodes MSVWRDVIGQEVAVATLEHAVSIPAAMTHAWLFTGPPGSGRSVAARAFAAALLCPDGGCGTCRECRTALEATHADVDVIATEGLTIKVEQARDLVQLAARSPSVGRYRVIIVEDADRLTERAADALLKALEEPTPRTVWMLCAPSVEDVIITIRSRSRHVRLRTPSVEAVADLLTRRDGIDPPMALYAARAAQSHVGLARRLARDEHARIRRHDVVALAAKISSVGDAVGAAGDLVTIATEESAAASSERDAAERARLMEVLGADPSARTQPPHIRSQLSSLEKEQKTRATRFTRDVIDRSLVDLLSVYRDALVLRTGAGTPLINEDSRQVVQRVSEVFEAEALLRAMDAIGTARERIGANVNPLLALEAMALQLRLPR; translated from the coding sequence GTGAGCGTCTGGCGTGACGTCATCGGTCAGGAGGTGGCCGTCGCGACGCTCGAGCACGCGGTGAGCATTCCCGCGGCGATGACCCACGCCTGGCTGTTCACCGGCCCACCCGGGTCGGGTCGCTCGGTGGCGGCTCGCGCCTTCGCGGCCGCCCTGCTCTGCCCGGACGGTGGCTGCGGCACGTGCCGCGAGTGCCGCACGGCGCTGGAGGCCACCCACGCCGACGTCGACGTGATCGCGACCGAGGGGTTGACGATCAAGGTCGAGCAGGCGCGCGACCTCGTCCAGCTCGCCGCCAGGAGCCCGTCGGTGGGGCGCTACCGGGTGATCATCGTCGAGGATGCCGACCGCCTCACCGAGCGTGCGGCCGACGCACTGCTCAAGGCCCTCGAGGAGCCCACGCCCAGGACGGTGTGGATGCTGTGCGCTCCCTCCGTCGAGGACGTCATCATCACGATCCGTTCACGCTCGCGGCACGTGCGACTGCGCACCCCGTCGGTCGAGGCCGTCGCCGATCTGCTCACCCGGCGTGACGGCATCGACCCGCCGATGGCGCTGTATGCCGCGCGGGCCGCCCAGTCGCACGTCGGTCTGGCGCGCAGGCTCGCCCGTGACGAGCACGCGCGCATCCGTCGTCACGACGTCGTCGCGCTCGCCGCGAAGATCTCGAGCGTCGGGGATGCCGTGGGGGCAGCCGGTGACCTCGTCACCATCGCGACGGAGGAGTCGGCCGCGGCCTCCAGCGAACGGGACGCCGCAGAGCGGGCCCGGCTGATGGAGGTGCTCGGGGCCGATCCGTCGGCGCGCACCCAGCCGCCGCACATCCGCTCGCAGCTGTCGTCGCTGGAGAAGGAGCAGAAGACCCGGGCGACTCGCTTCACCCGCGACGTCATCGACCGGTCGCTGGTCGACCTGCTGTCGGTGTACCGCGACGCGCTCGTGCTGCGCACCGGCGCCGGGACGCCGCTCATCAACGAGGACAGTCGCCAGGTGGTGCAGCGCGTCAGCGAGGTCTTCGAGGCCGAGGCACTGTTGCGCGCCATGGACGCGATCGGCACCGCCCGAGAGCGCATCGGCGCCAACGTCAACCCGCTCCTGGCCCTCGAGGCGATGGCGCTGCAGCTGCGGCTGCCCCGCTGA
- the tmk gene encoding dTMP kinase, producing the protein MTGHDGLFIAFEGGDGAGKSTQVRLLAQALRARGCTVTVTRQPGGTELGAAIRDLVLHGDHVSPRAEALLFAADKAHHVDQLVRPALERGEVVLTDRYTDSSVAYQGAGRDLGAAEVHDLQMWAVHGLVPDLTVIVDITAAEGRRRRGGTHDRLESEADAFHEAIRHHFLTMAAEHPDRYLVVDGTQPPEHLHEQVIARLEVMGLVAADPGAAP; encoded by the coding sequence GTGACAGGACACGACGGGTTGTTCATCGCCTTCGAGGGCGGTGACGGCGCGGGCAAGTCGACCCAGGTGCGGCTGCTCGCGCAGGCCCTGCGTGCCCGAGGGTGCACGGTCACGGTCACCCGCCAACCCGGCGGCACCGAACTGGGCGCGGCGATCCGTGACCTCGTCCTGCACGGCGACCACGTCTCACCCCGGGCCGAGGCGCTGCTCTTCGCCGCGGACAAGGCCCACCACGTCGACCAGCTGGTCCGCCCTGCCCTGGAACGCGGCGAGGTCGTGCTCACCGACCGCTACACGGACTCCTCCGTCGCCTACCAGGGGGCCGGGCGCGACCTCGGGGCTGCCGAGGTGCACGACCTGCAGATGTGGGCGGTGCACGGCCTCGTGCCCGACCTCACGGTCATCGTCGACATCACCGCTGCCGAGGGCCGGCGCCGCCGGGGCGGAACCCACGATCGGCTCGAGTCCGAGGCCGACGCCTTCCACGAGGCCATTCGCCACCACTTCCTCACCATGGCGGCCGAGCACCCGGACCGCTACCTCGTCGTCGACGGCACGCAGCCGCCCGAGCACCTGCACGAGCAGGTGATCGCCCGACTCGAGGTGATGGGCCTCGTGGCCGCGGACCCCGGTGCCGCGCCGTGA